Below is a genomic region from Venenivibrio stagnispumantis.
TGGAGTAAAAGAATTTTCTAAACCGGATGGTGTTGTTTATATTCCTATAGACCCTATTACAAGAACTATATCTGTTAATAACTGCCCTAAAAAATATATGGCATTTGTAGAAGGAACATATCCTACAGTAGATTGTGAAGGAAATCCGGTAGATTTATCTAAGGTATTTGCTCCTACACAGCAACCATCAGAACAACAACCTGAACAACAGCAAACAGAACAACCTGAGCAACAACCACCACCGGAACAAACACAATCTCCTGAAAATAAAGCAGAAGAAAAAATACCATCTGCAAAAGATATATTAAATTTGATAAAAGAAGGAGAAAAACAATGAAATATAATTATCCGGATAGCAAAGGATATTTTGGAATATATGGTGGTAAATTTTTACCTGAAACATTAATACCTGCATTGGAAGAACTTGAAAAACAGTATGAAAATATAAAAAAAGATGGAGATTTTCAAAGGGAGCTTCTTTATTATATGAGAGAGTATGCAGGAAGACCCACAATATTATATTATGCAGATAGATTAACAAAAGCTGTCGGTGGAGCAAAAATATATCTTAAAAGAGAAGATTTATTACATACAGGAGCTCATAAAATAAATAATACACTTGGACAGGTATTACTTACAAAAAAACTTGGTAAAAAGAGAGTAATAGCAGAGACAGGTGCAGGACAGCATGGTGTTTCAACTGCTACAGCTGCGGCATTATTTGGGCTTGAATGCACCATATATATGGGAGAAGAAGATGCAGAAAGACAGGCACTAAATGTATTTAGAATGAAATTACTTGGTGCAGATGTAAGAATAGTAAAATCTGGAAGTAGGACATTAAAAGATGCAGTAAATGAAGCTTTGAGAGATTGGGTGACAAATGTAAGAACAACCCATTATATAATCGGTTCAGCCCTTGGACCACATCCATTTCCGATGATTGTTAGAGATTTTCAATCTGTTATAGGGCAGGAAACAAAACAGCAAATTATTGAAGTAGAAGGAAAACTTCCGGATTATATAGTTGCCTGTGTAGGTGGTGGTAGCAATGCAATAGGAATATTTTATCCATTTATAGAAGATGAAGATGTTAAACTTATCGGTGTAGAAGCAGGAGGATATGGAATTGAGACCGGTATGCATGCAGCAAGTATAAATGGTGGTAGCATTGGAGTATTACACGGTATGAAAAGTTATTTTATTCAGGATAAATGGGGACAGATAGAAAGCACCCATTCTATCTCTGCCGGTTTGGATTATCCCGGAGTTGGTCCAGAACATTCATTCCTACATGATATTAAAAGGGTAGAATATACTACTGCAACAGATGAAGAAGCCCTGCAAGGATTTTTCCTATTATCCCAAACAGAAGGGATAATTCCGGCACTTGAAAGCTCCCACGCAGTTATAAAAGCAGTAGAAATAGCCCAAAAACTTGATAAAAATCAGATAGTTATTATAAATCTATCCGGTAGAGGAGATAAAGATGTGGCTTCTATAAAAAATCTCCTTGATACAGAAAAAGGATTATATGAAAAAATCATTGATAATCTAAAAACTAAATATAAATTTTAAAGAAAAAAATTTTTAAAAAAGGTTGAGCTATATGGTAAATTTAAAAGATTTTAATTTTCAGCAATTGGAAAATTATCTTATAAATAATGGATTTGAAAAATTTAGAGCTGTGCAGATAGCCAAATGGCTTTATATTAAAAAAGTAGATTCTTTTGATTTAATGACAGATTTAAGTAAAAATTTGAGAAATTTTTTAAAAGAAAATTGTGAAATAAACTCTTTAAAGCTGTTATATTGGGAACAATCTAAAATAGATGGTAGTATAAAATTTTTATGGGAGCTAAAAGATAAAAACACCGTAGAAACCGTGCTTATCAATGAAAAAGACCATAAAACATTATGTGTATCTACGCAGGTTGGTTGTGCAGTAGGATGTAAATTTTGCTTTACAACAAAAGATGGATTAATAAGAAATCTTGAAACAAATGAGATAGTTGAGCAGTATATTCAGGTTCAAAGATTCGTAGGAAATGAAGAAAGAATATCTAATATTGTGTATATGGGAATGGGAGAGCCTCTTGCAAATTATGAAAATACAAAAAAATCCGTTCAGATATTTACAGATAAAAGAATGGTTGGTTTATCAAATAGAAAAATAACAATCTCTTCCAGTGGGATAATAGCACAAATAAAAAAGATGTATGAAGATAAAGAATTTCCTCATGTAAAGCTTGCTGTATCCTTAAATGCTCCTACCCAATCAAAAAGAGAGTTTTTAATGCCAATATCCCAAACAAACAGATTAGAAGAATTAATAAAAACATTAAGAGAGATACCATTAAAACCCGGTTGGAGAATAACCTTAGAATATGTCCTTATAAAAGGAGTAAATGATACAATAGAAGATGCAAAAAATCTTGTAAAATTAATCAAAAAAGATAGAAATAGATTTAAAGTAAATCTTATACCATTTAACCCTTATCCTCTTTCTGAGTTTGAAAGACCGGAAGAAGAAAGAATATTGGCATTTGAAAAGGTTTTATGGGATAATAATATAGCTACATTTATAAGATGGAGTAAGGGAAGGGATATATCCGCTGCTTGCGGGCAACTAAGAAAAAAAGATTTATTACAGATAAATCCTGTATAAAAAGGAGATGCTTTTATGGAGTTTGAAAAAGTTATAGCCTGTATAGGTGCCGGATATGTTGGTGGTCCTACAATGGCAGTTATTGCCTATAAATGTCCTCAATATAAAGTAATTGTAGTAGATATAAATAAAGAAAGAATAGATAGATGGAACTCTGATAATTTACCTGTATATGAACCGGGATTAGATGAGATAGTGAAGCAAGTAAGAGAAAAAAATCTATTTTTTTCAACAGATGTAGAGTCTGCTATAAAGGAAGCTCAGATAATATTTGTTAGTGTCAATACACCTACAAAAGAATATGGTGTAGGTGCCGGAATGGCAGCAGATTTAAAATATTGGGAAAAATCTGCAAGGGATATATTAAAATATGCAAATTCTGATAAAATCGTTGTAGAAAAAAGCACAGTGCCGGTAAAAACAGCAGAAGCAATAGAAAGAATATTATCTACTTCCGATAAATACAAATTTGAAGTAATTTCAAATCCGGAATTTTTAGCAGAAGGGACAGCTATAAATGATTTATTATATCCGGATAGGGTTTTAATAGGTTCAAGGGAAACTCCTTCCGGTATAAAAGCAAGGGAGGAAATAGTCAAAATTTATGAAAATTGGGTGCCAAGGGAAAAGATAATTACATCAAATATATGGAGTAGTGAGCTTGCAAAACTTGCTGCAAATGCATTTTTAGCCCAAAGAATATCATCAATAAATGCATTAACACCTCTCTGTGAGATAACAGGAGCCGATATAGAAGAAATTGCTTATGCAGTAGGGACAGATAGCAGAATAGGTAATAAATTTTTAAAGCCAAGTGTAGGTTTTGGTGGTTCTTGTTTTAAAAAGGATATATTAAATTTAACATATATCTGCAAATATTACGGACTTGATGAAGTTGCAGATTATTGGCTAAAAATAGTTGAGATAAATGAATATCAGAAAAATAGATTTGTCTTAAGAATATTGGAAGAGATGTTTAATACGCTTTCCGGCAAAAAAATTGCATTATTTGGTTTTGCATTTAAAGCCAATACAAATGATACAAGGGAAAGTGCAGCTATCACAATAGCTAAAAAATTAGTTGAAGAAAGAGCAATTTTATCTATAACAGACCCAAAAGCCCTTGAAAATGCCAAAAAAGATTTAGAAGGTGTAGAAGGAGAAATTTATTATACAGAAGACCCTTATGAAGCCGTAAAAGATGCAGATGCCATAGCTGTTATAACAGAATGGGATTTATTCAAAAATTTAGATTATGAAAAAATATATTCTCTAATGAGAAAACCGGCATTTATATTTGATGGTAGAAATATACTTGACCATAAAAAATTATTTGAAATAGGCTTTAATGTTTATCCTCTCGGCAAACCACCTTTAAAGCATTTTTAATGGTTAGAGTGAAATTAAAAGCTTTTCAAATATAATTATAACCCGAATTGTGTGTGAGAAAAAAAATTATTATACAAAAAACCTCTTTTTTCAGATAGTTATGAAAAAAATCATAAGAGAAGGATTTAAATATTAATAAAGGTTTTAGAACGGGTTTATAAGTATAAAATATGCAAACTGTAATGGCAGATTTGGAATGGGAG
It encodes:
- the rlmN gene encoding 23S rRNA (adenine(2503)-C(2))-methyltransferase RlmN — encoded protein: MVNLKDFNFQQLENYLINNGFEKFRAVQIAKWLYIKKVDSFDLMTDLSKNLRNFLKENCEINSLKLLYWEQSKIDGSIKFLWELKDKNTVETVLINEKDHKTLCVSTQVGCAVGCKFCFTTKDGLIRNLETNEIVEQYIQVQRFVGNEERISNIVYMGMGEPLANYENTKKSVQIFTDKRMVGLSNRKITISSSGIIAQIKKMYEDKEFPHVKLAVSLNAPTQSKREFLMPISQTNRLEELIKTLREIPLKPGWRITLEYVLIKGVNDTIEDAKNLVKLIKKDRNRFKVNLIPFNPYPLSEFERPEEERILAFEKVLWDNNIATFIRWSKGRDISAACGQLRKKDLLQINPV
- a CDS encoding nucleotide sugar dehydrogenase, with the translated sequence MEFEKVIACIGAGYVGGPTMAVIAYKCPQYKVIVVDINKERIDRWNSDNLPVYEPGLDEIVKQVREKNLFFSTDVESAIKEAQIIFVSVNTPTKEYGVGAGMAADLKYWEKSARDILKYANSDKIVVEKSTVPVKTAEAIERILSTSDKYKFEVISNPEFLAEGTAINDLLYPDRVLIGSRETPSGIKAREEIVKIYENWVPREKIITSNIWSSELAKLAANAFLAQRISSINALTPLCEITGADIEEIAYAVGTDSRIGNKFLKPSVGFGGSCFKKDILNLTYICKYYGLDEVADYWLKIVEINEYQKNRFVLRILEEMFNTLSGKKIALFGFAFKANTNDTRESAAITIAKKLVEERAILSITDPKALENAKKDLEGVEGEIYYTEDPYEAVKDADAIAVITEWDLFKNLDYEKIYSLMRKPAFIFDGRNILDHKKLFEIGFNVYPLGKPPLKHF
- the trpB gene encoding tryptophan synthase subunit beta, encoding MKYNYPDSKGYFGIYGGKFLPETLIPALEELEKQYENIKKDGDFQRELLYYMREYAGRPTILYYADRLTKAVGGAKIYLKREDLLHTGAHKINNTLGQVLLTKKLGKKRVIAETGAGQHGVSTATAAALFGLECTIYMGEEDAERQALNVFRMKLLGADVRIVKSGSRTLKDAVNEALRDWVTNVRTTHYIIGSALGPHPFPMIVRDFQSVIGQETKQQIIEVEGKLPDYIVACVGGGSNAIGIFYPFIEDEDVKLIGVEAGGYGIETGMHAASINGGSIGVLHGMKSYFIQDKWGQIESTHSISAGLDYPGVGPEHSFLHDIKRVEYTTATDEEALQGFFLLSQTEGIIPALESSHAVIKAVEIAQKLDKNQIVIINLSGRGDKDVASIKNLLDTEKGLYEKIIDNLKTKYKF